A genomic window from Brassica oleracea var. oleracea cultivar TO1000 chromosome C8, BOL, whole genome shotgun sequence includes:
- the LOC106308892 gene encoding cytochrome P450 77A3-like → MSLLRFISEGSNLVVLSISLHCLCYIGIIPCRHGSKESFSKSNNGQFGATTLEWALLHLVTDQNIQEKLYEEVVGAVGKNGVVEEDDVTKMPYLEAIVKETLRRHPPRHFLLSHAAVKDTELGGYDIPAGGYVEFYTAWVTENPEIWSDPSEFRPERFLPGGDGVNADWTGTRGVTMLPFGAGRRICPAWSLGILHINLMLARMIHSFKWISAPDSPPDPTETYAFTVVMKNSLKAQIISRD, encoded by the exons ATGTCACTCCTTCGTTTCATATCCGAAGGCTCCAATCTCGTCGTGCTCTCTATTTCACTCCACTGTCTCTGTTACATTGGAATCATCCCTTGCCGTCACGGATCGAAGGAAAGCTTCTCGAAAAGCAACAATGGCCAGTTTGG CGCTACTACGCTTGAGTGGGCGTTACTTCATCTAGTGACCGACCAAAACATACAAGAGAAGCTGTACGAGGAAGTTGTCGGAGCTGTGGGCAAAAACGGCGTCGTTGAAGAGGATGACGTGACGAAAATGCCTTACTTGGAAGCAATAGTGAAAGAGACTCTCCGGAGACATCCTCCGAGACATTTTCTTCTCTCTCACGCCGCCGTTAAAGATACGGAGCTTGGCGGGTATGATATTCCGGCAGGGGGATATGTGGAATTTTACACTGCTTGGGTTACTGAGAACCCGGAGATTTGGTCGGATCCGAGTGAGTTTCGACCCGAGAGGTTTTTACCAGGTGGAGACGGTGTTAATGCTGACTGGACCGGAACACGTGGCGTGACAATGTTGCCTTTTGGTGCGGGTCGTCGGATCTGCCCGGCTTGGTCTTTAGGGATTCTACACATCAACTTGATGCTTGCTAGGATGATCCATTCGTTTAAATGGATCTCTGCTCCGGATTCTCCACCCGACCCGACTGAAACTTACGCGTTTACCGTTGTGATGAAGAATTCGCTCAAAGCTCAGATCATATCAAGGGATTGA
- the LOC106310015 gene encoding cytochrome P450 77A3-like, with product MDLTDVFIFLFALYFLNLWWRRYSSGRSSQCRLNIPPGPKGWPLVGNLLQVISQRRHFVFLMRDLRKKYGPIFTMQMGQRTMIIVTDEKLIHEALVQRGPTFASRPPDSPIRLMFSVGKCAINSAEYGPLWRTLRRNFVTELVTPTRVKQCSWIRTWAMENHMKRIQKESVEKGYVEVMSQCRLAICSILICLCFGAKISEEKIKNIENVLKDVMLITSPTLPDFLPVLTPLFRRQVREARELRKTQLECLVPLIRNRRAFVDAKESPNEEMVSPIGAAYVDSLFALKPVERGGELKDEEIVTLCSEIVSAGTDTSATTLEWALLHLVTDQNIQEKLYEEVVGAVGKNGVVEEDDVTKMPYLEAIVKETLRRHPPRHFLLSHAAVKDTELGGYDIPSGAYVEFYTAWVTENPEIWSDPSEFRPERFLPGGDGVNADWTGTRGVTMLPFGAGRRICPAWSLGILHINLMLARMIHSFKWISAPDSPPDPTETYAFTVVMKNSLKAQIISRD from the coding sequence ATGGATCTTACTGATGTTTTCATATTCTTGTTTGCTCTCTATTTCCTCAACCTATGGTGGCGCCGTTACTCCTCCGGCAGAAGCAGCCAATGCCGCCTCAACATCCCGCCGGGACCAAAAGGATGGCCACTAGTCGGAAACCTACTCCAAGTCATATCCCAACGTCGCCATTTCGTCTTCCTAATGCGTGACCTACGTAAAAAATACGGTCCAATATTCACCATGCAAATGGGACAACGTACAATGATTATCGTCACGGACGAAAAACTCATCCACGAGGCTTTAGTCCAACGTGGCCCCACATTCGCTTCCAGGCCTCCGGACTCGCCTATCCGGCTCATGTTTAGCGTCGGAAAATGCGCTATAAACTCGGCTGAGTACGGACCACTGTGGCGGACTCTTAGAAGAAACTTTGTGACGGAGCTCGTGACTCCGACGAGAGTGAAGCAATGCTCGTGGATAAGGACGTGGGCTATGGAGAATCACATGAAGAGGATTCAAAAGGAGAGTGTTGAGAAAGGTTACGTCGAAGTTATGAGTCAATGTAGGCTAGCGATTTGTAGCATCTTGATATGTCTTTGCTTCGGAGCCAAGATCAGCGAGGAGAAGATCAAGAACATAGAGAACGTTCTTAAGGACGTCATGCTGATAACTTCTCCGACGTTACCTGACTTTTTACCGGTTTTAACTCCGTTATTTCGCCGTCAAGTTAGAGAAGCGAGAGAGCTAAGGAAGACGCAGCTCGAGTGTCTCGTGCCGTTGATAAGAAACCGTCGTGCATTTGTTGACGCGAAAGAGAGTCCTAACGAAGAGATGGTGAGTCCTATCGGTGCAGCTTACGTGGATTCTCTGTTCGCTTTGAAGCCTGTTGAGAGAGGCGGTGAGCTTAAAGATGAAGAGATTGTGACTTTATGTTCGGAGATTGTCTCGGCTGGTACGGACACTAGCGCTACTACGCTTGAGTGGGCGTTACTTCATCTAGTGACCGACCAAAACATACAAGAGAAGCTGTACGAGGAAGTTGTCGGAGCTGTGGGCAAAAACGGCGTCGTTGAAGAGGATGACGTGACGAAAATGCCTTACTTGGAAGCAATAGTGAAAGAGACTCTCCGGAGACATCCTCCGAGACATTTTCTTCTCTCTCACGCCGCCGTTAAAGATACGGAGCTTGGCGGGTATGATATTCCGTCAGGGGCATATGTGGAATTTTACACTGCTTGGGTTACTGAGAACCCGGAGATTTGGTCGGATCCGAGTGAGTTTCGACCCGAGAGGTTTTTACCAGGTGGAGACGGTGTTAATGCTGACTGGACCGGAACACGTGGCGTGACAATGTTGCCTTTTGGTGCGGGTCGTCGGATCTGCCCGGCTTGGTCTTTAGGGATTCTACACATCAACTTGATGCTTGCTAGGATGATCCATTCGTTTAAATGGATCTCTGCTCCGGATTCTCCACCCGACCCGACTGAAACTTACGCGTTTACCGTTGTGATGAAGAATTCGCTCAAAGCTCAGATCATATCAAGGGATTGA